DNA from Variovorax sp. V213:
CGCGCTGCGCGTGTTCCGCGCACCAGGCCGCGGGGTACAGGAAGATCGGCTGCGCTTCGACATACGCGCGTGGGCCGCAGGCATCGAGCAGCGCGAGCCGCGCGTCGAAGCAGCGCGCCGAATGCGGATTGGGCTTCGACCACGCATTGACGAGCACCAGGCTGGCCACGCGCGAGGGCTCGTCGAGCGCCAGCTGCAGGCCGACGAGCCCGCCCAGCGCATGGCCCACCAGGTGGCAGCGCGGCGTCGATGTGGCGTCGAGGATCCGCACCACGTCGCGCGCCATGTCGGCAATGGCGTAGCCCGCGTCCAGCGCCGCGGGGCTGCGGCCCGTTCCGCGCTGGTCGTACGCAATCACGCGATGGCCCGCTTCGACGAGCGCGCCAAGCTGCGGTTGCCAGAAGGTGGCCGAACCGCCGAGCCCCGACGACAGCAGCACCGCCTCGCCCTCGGCCGGCCCATGCACTTCGTAGTGCAGCGGCGGCATGTTCAGGCCTTGTTGCCCACGTGGGCGATCGAGGCGATCTCGACCAGCGCATCGGGCTTGACCAGGCCGCACTGGATGCAGTAGCGCGCGGGCTTGGTGCCCGGAAAGAACTCGGCGTACACCGTGTTGACCTTCGCGTAGTCGGCCCAGTCCTTGATCATGATCATGTTGAAGGTCACGTCGTCCATGGTGCCGCCGGCGGTCGCGATCACGCGCTGGATCGTCTCGAGCACGTGGCGCGTCTGCGCGGAAGCATCGCCCACGTGGACCACGTTGTTGTCCTTGTCGAAGGGCAGCGTGCCCGACACGTAGACGATGCCGTCGGCCATGGTGCCGGGCACGAACGGGGCGATCGGCGTGGTGGTTCCGGCCGGGATGATGGCTTGCTTGGGCATGGCGGTGGGCTCCTTTGAAAAAATCAGGCAATGGCCGCTTCGGCCGGGGCAGACTGGGCAACGGCTGCCGGCGCGAAGGTGCCGCAGAACTGGTCCACCGTGGAGACCCAGCCGAAGAAGGTCTCGACGTTGTAGACCGACGCTTTCTGTATGGCCGCACCGCCGAGTTCGTGCGTCGCGTCTTCGAGCATCACGGCGAAATATTCGAGGTGGAACGCATCGCGCAGGGTCGATTCGACGCACACGTTGGTCGCGATGCCAGTGAACACCAGGTGGCGGATGCCCCGCGAGCGCAGGGTGCTGTCGAGCGTGCTGTTGAAGAAGCCGCTGTAGCGCGTCTTGGGCACCACGATGTCGCCGGGCTGCGGCTTCATCTGGGCAATGAGCTCGTAGTCCCAGCCGCCCTTGGCGAGGAACTTGCCCTGCAGCTCGGGCCTGGCGCGCATGGTCTTGAGCGCGTTCGACTTGTGCCAGTTGGGCGAGCCCGGGCCGCCCGCTTCGACGTAGGCGGCGTCCCATCCGTTCTGCAGAAACACGACCAGCATGCCGGCCGCGCGCGCCGCCGCAATGGTGCGCGCGATGTTGGCGATGGTGCCCTGCGCGCCTGAAATGTCGAAGCCCGCCGAGTCGACGTAGCCGCCGATCGATGCATAGGCGTTCTGCATGTCGACGACGACGAGCGCCGAATCGGTGGCATGCAGCGCCAGCGGTTCGGGCCGCGCGGGCAGCACCAGCGGCGCGGGTGCGCCGGGCAGGCGCGGGGCACCGACGGGCGTGGTCGAGGTGAGCGTGGTGTTGCGTGCGGGCGTGGCCATGCGCGTCTCCTCTCAGGCCGCAAGGCGCTCGGGTTCGGCCTGCGAGGGCACGGGGCTGCGCACATGCGCGCGGCTTTTCATCAGCGGCTGTATGCGCTCGCCGAAGGCCTGCACGCCCTGCAGGAAATCGTCGAAAGTGAGCAGCACGCCTTCGGTGCCCGGCACCTCGGCCATTTCGTCGAGCAGGCCCGCCACGGTGGCGTAGGAGCCGACCAGCGTGCCCATGTTGATGTTCACGGCCGAGGTCGGGTCGGCCATCTGGCGCACGTTGGTGTCGGCGCCCGACTTGGTGTCGGCCGCGCCCTGCTGCCCCAGCCAGGCAATGGCCTCGTGGTCGGCCCCGGCCTTGTAGTGCTCCCACTTGGCGCGCGCGGCATCGTCGGTTTCGTCGGCGATCACCATCACCAGCACGTAGGTGGTGACGTGGCGGCCGGTCTTGCGGGTGGCCTCGATGAGCTTTTCGGCCGCGGGCGCGAAGGCCTTGGGCGTGTTCACGCCCTTGCCGAAGCAGAAGTTGTAGTCGGCGTACCTGGCGGAGAAGTCCATGCCGGCATCGCTCTGGCCCGCGCAGATCACCTTCATGTCGGCCTTCGGTTGCGGGCTCAGGCGGCAGTCGTCCATCTGGAAATGCGCGCCCTTGAAATCCGACCGGCCGGTGCCCCAAAGGTCGCGCAGCACCTGGATGTATTCGGAGAGGTACTGGTAGCGCGTGCCGAAGAACTGGTCCCCTGGCCACATGCCCATCTGCGAATACTCGGGCCGCTGCCAGCCGGTGACGAGATTGAGGCCGAAGCGGCCGTTGGAGATCGAATCGATGGTCGACGCCATGCGCGCAACGATGGCCGGCGGCATCACCAGCGAGGCGGCGGTGGCAAAGAGCTTGATCCTGGTGGTCACGGCCGCGAGCCCGGCCATGAGCGTGAACGATTCGAGGTTGTGGTCCCAGAACTCGGTCTTGCCGCCGAAGCCGCGCAGCTTGATCATCGACAGCACGAAGTCCACGCCGTAGCGCTCGGCTGTCAGCGTGATCTCCTTGTTGAGTTCGAAACTCGGCTTGTACTGCGGCGCGTTTTCGGAGAGCAGCCAGCCGTTGTTGCCAATGGGAATGAAGATGCCGACGTTCATGCAGAAGCTCCTGTTGCGAGATCGCAGAGCCCTATGCATGGCCCGTGCCAATGCAAAAAGTTGTTTGAAATCAACAGCTTGAATGTTTTCATATGTATTTGTTTGACCATTTGGTCCAAAGTGGAGCAAGCGAACCGCCGCTGTTGCGGCAGTGCGGTGCATGCCGGACCAAAGCAGTGCAGCGTCCGAGTCACGGATCGCGCGGCAGAATCACGCCATGCCCAAGACCCCACTCCGCGCCGCCGCGGCCATCGGCGGCACTGCCGATGACATCGAAGCGGCCTTCTATGAAGCGCTGCAGCGCGGCGATATCGACGCACTGATGGCCTGCTGGGCCGACGAGGACGAGGTGTTCTGCGTCCATCCGGGCGGGCCGCGGCTGGTCGGGGCCACGGCCATCCGCGCGGCTTTCGAGCAGATGTTCGGCAACGGCGCCATCCATGCGACGCCGGCGCGCGTGCGCAAGATCGAATCGCTCGCGAGCGCCGTGCACAACGTGCTCGAACGCATCGAGGTGCTCACCGCCGAAGGGCCCAAGCACGCCTTCGTGCTGGCCACCAACGTCTATCACAAGACCGTGGAAGGCTGGCGCCTGGTGGCCCACCATGCAAGCCCCGGCAGCGCGCGGGAGCCCAGCGACTCGAACGATCCACCGCAGACCCTGCACTGACCGATGCCCGCCGAAGCGCCCCCTTCACCCTCCATGAATTCGGCCATGGGCTACATGGCGCCCCGCTGGCTGCCCGGCGGCAACCTGCAGACCATCTGGCCGGCGCTGTATGCCCGCCGCTTCGACGGGGCGGCGCCCTCGTACCGCCGTGAGCGCTGGACCGCGCCCGACGGCGACTTCATCGATGTGGATTTCGTCGATGCGGCCTTGCCCGGCCCGCAGCCGCTGCTGGTGCTGTTCCACGGGCTGGAGGGCTCTTCCCGCAGCCACTACGCGGAGGCGTTCGCCGCCTTTGCGGCCGCGCGCGGGATGGCCTTCGCGGTGCCGCATTTCAGGGGCTGCAGCGGCGAGATGAACCTGGCGCCGCGCGCCTACCACTCGGGCGACTACGAAGAGATCGACTGGATCCTGCGGCGCATGCACGGCCAGCATGTGCTGCGCGGCGGCGGCCCGGTGCTGGCGGCGGGCGTCTCGCTCGGCGGCAACGCGCTGCTGCGCTGGGCCTGCGAGGCCGGCGAGACGGCCCGCGCCTCGGTCAATGCGGTGGCTTCGGTGTCTGCGCCGGTCGATCTGACGGCCGGCGGCGAGGCCATCGGCCGCGGCTTCAACCGGCTGGTCTACACGCGCATGTTCCTCTCGACCATGAAGCCCAAGGCGCTGGCCAAGCTGGCGCAGTTTCCCGGGCTGTTCGACCGCGAGCGGCTGCTTGCGGCGCGGGATCTCTATGCCTTCGACGACGTGTTCACCGCGCCGCTGCACGGCTTTCGCAACACCGACGACTACTGGGCGCGGGGTTCGTCCAAGCCGCACCTCCGTGCGATCCGCGTGCCCACGCTGGTGGTGAATGCGCTCAACGATCCGTTCATTCCGGCCAGCAGCCTGCCCGGCCCCGGCGAGGTCGGCCCGTGCGTCACGCTGTGGCAACCCGCGCACGGCGGCCACGTGGGGTTTCCGCTGGGGGTGCCGCCGGGGCACGTGCGCGGCATGCCGGAGCGGGTGGGCGGCTGGCTCAGCCAGTTTGCAGCCCCCATTCCGCGCGCGGGCGAGCACAATAGCTTTCATGGACGACATCGTTAAACAGGCGCTCGCCAAGTGGCCCAACGTGCCGCACTGCTACGGCTGGCTTGGCCTGGACGCGCGCGGCAACTGGTACATGCGCGACGACCGCACGCAGGCCCTGGGGCCCTTCCCGGCAGAGAAGGGGTCGATGCTGCGGCACGAGAAGCTGATCGACTTCATCCAGCGCAATTACGACCATGACGGGGAAGGCCAGTGGTTCTTCCAGAATGGGCCGCAGCGTGTCTACGTCGAGCTGGAGGCCGCGCCTTTCGTCTGGCGCGTTGCCGACGAGAAGGGCTTTGCCGTCACGGCCCACACGGGGCAGCCGGTCGACAGCATCACGGCGTGCCTGCTCGACGAGCAGGGCCGCCTCTACCTTGCCACGCCGCTCGGGCTCGGGCTGGTCCATACGCAGGACGTGGGCCTTGCGGCCGAAGCCGTGGAGCAGGGCCTGTGGACGCCCGAGGCGGTGCACGCGGGCGACTTGCCGCAGCGCTTCGGCCATGTGCTGAGCCCGGCGGCGCGCCGCCTTGCCGCGCTATCGAAATAGCGGTCGCCCCTTGCGGCGCCCATGAAAAAGCCGGCTCGAAGCCGGCTTTTTCATGGGCGGTGATGCGCTTACTTGCTTGCGCTGGCCGCGGGTGCGGCTGCCGAGGCAGCGCCGTTGGCGGGAGCCGCTGCCGCCGCGGGACGGTCGGGCACCGGGAACTTGGCGCCGCCGGCGTTGGCCATATAGACCACGGCACGGCCGATTTCGAGGTCTTCGAAGTCGCCACCGCCCTGGGCCGGCATGGCGCCCTTGCCATGCAGCGCATGGTCGAGCAGCGTCTCGTAGCCTTGGCCGATGCGGGGGCCCCAGGCCGCGGCGTCGTTCAGGTGGGGTGCGCCGGGAATACCGGGCGCGCCGTGGCAAGCCGCGCACTGCGCCTTGAAAACGGCGTCGCCGGCTGCGAGCGGGCGGTTGGCATCGCGGATCTCGATGGCACCGACCTTCTTGAGCCGCTCGGCCACTTCGCGGTCGCGCGCATCCTTGGAGACGCCGTAGAGCGCCATGTTGTCGCCCTGGGCGGTGCCCGCGGGCTTGGTGTCCGAAACCACATAGGCCACGAGGCCGACGATGATCAGGATGGGTACAACGAAGGAGAAAAATACCGCGAGCAGCAGTTGCCTCGGGTTCTTGATCGGGCCGGAGTGGGCGTCTTCTGTGGCCTGGTAATGCGGGTCTGCGCTCATTGGCGTCCTCAATAACGGGGGCTCGTCGGGGGGCTTTTTCGAATCAACCGGCGATTATAGAGAGGCCCTCCGCCCAAAGGACGGAAGGCCTCTCCGCGATGCTTCGATGCAACGAGCTCAGCCCAGTGCACCCGCGGAACCGGCTTTGCCGGCCCGCCGGGTGCGCCCCCCGGTGGGGGAGGGCGCCGAAGGCGCTTCGGGGGGCGTCAACCAGCCTTCGCCCAGCCGCCACCCAGTGTCTTGTAGAGCGTGACCTGGTTCTGCAGCTGCAGGAGCCGCGTGGTGACGGCCGATTGCTGCGCCGTGTAGAGCGAACGCTGCGCATCGAGCAGGTCCAGCGCGCTCGCGATGCCGTTGCGGTAGCGCATGTCGGAGAGCCGGAAGCGCACGGCCTCGGCATCGGCCTGCGCGCGCTGCGCACGCACCTGCTCGCCCAGCGTGGCGCGGCCGGCCAGGGCATCCGCCACTTCGCGGAACGCGGTCTGGATCGACTTCTCGTATTGCGCCACGGCAATTTCGCGCCCGGCCTTGGCCGAGTCGAGCGTGGCCCTGTTGCGGCCCGCGTCGAAGATCGGCAGCGTGACCGAGGGCGCGAACGACCAGGCCTTGGAGCCGCTGTCGAACAGGCCCGAGAACTCGCTGCTCGCGGTGCCGAGCGTCGTGGTCAGCGACACGCGCGGGAAGAAGTTGGCGCGCGCCGC
Protein-coding regions in this window:
- the rutD gene encoding pyrimidine utilization protein D — protein: MPPLHYEVHGPAEGEAVLLSSGLGGSATFWQPQLGALVEAGHRVIAYDQRGTGRSPAALDAGYAIADMARDVVRILDATSTPRCHLVGHALGGLVGLQLALDEPSRVASLVLVNAWSKPNPHSARCFDARLALLDACGPRAYVEAQPIFLYPAAWCAEHAQRVADEVDHAFAHFPGEANMRARIAALRAFDIDARLGDITMPTLVAAAMDDGLVPWTCSQRLADGLHDVTLHFMPHGGHAHSVTEAEAFNRSLLDFLSRVSAPGVLA
- the rutC gene encoding pyrimidine utilization protein C encodes the protein MPKQAIIPAGTTTPIAPFVPGTMADGIVYVSGTLPFDKDNNVVHVGDASAQTRHVLETIQRVIATAGGTMDDVTFNMIMIKDWADYAKVNTVYAEFFPGTKPARYCIQCGLVKPDALVEIASIAHVGNKA
- the rutB gene encoding pyrimidine utilization protein B, whose translation is MATPARNTTLTSTTPVGAPRLPGAPAPLVLPARPEPLALHATDSALVVVDMQNAYASIGGYVDSAGFDISGAQGTIANIARTIAAARAAGMLVVFLQNGWDAAYVEAGGPGSPNWHKSNALKTMRARPELQGKFLAKGGWDYELIAQMKPQPGDIVVPKTRYSGFFNSTLDSTLRSRGIRHLVFTGIATNVCVESTLRDAFHLEYFAVMLEDATHELGGAAIQKASVYNVETFFGWVSTVDQFCGTFAPAAVAQSAPAEAAIA
- the rutA gene encoding pyrimidine utilization protein A — translated: MNVGIFIPIGNNGWLLSENAPQYKPSFELNKEITLTAERYGVDFVLSMIKLRGFGGKTEFWDHNLESFTLMAGLAAVTTRIKLFATAASLVMPPAIVARMASTIDSISNGRFGLNLVTGWQRPEYSQMGMWPGDQFFGTRYQYLSEYIQVLRDLWGTGRSDFKGAHFQMDDCRLSPQPKADMKVICAGQSDAGMDFSARYADYNFCFGKGVNTPKAFAPAAEKLIEATRKTGRHVTTYVLVMVIADETDDAARAKWEHYKAGADHEAIAWLGQQGAADTKSGADTNVRQMADPTSAVNINMGTLVGSYATVAGLLDEMAEVPGTEGVLLTFDDFLQGVQAFGERIQPLMKSRAHVRSPVPSQAEPERLAA
- a CDS encoding nuclear transport factor 2 family protein, which gives rise to MPKTPLRAAAAIGGTADDIEAAFYEALQRGDIDALMACWADEDEVFCVHPGGPRLVGATAIRAAFEQMFGNGAIHATPARVRKIESLASAVHNVLERIEVLTAEGPKHAFVLATNVYHKTVEGWRLVAHHASPGSAREPSDSNDPPQTLH
- a CDS encoding YheT family hydrolase, encoding MGYMAPRWLPGGNLQTIWPALYARRFDGAAPSYRRERWTAPDGDFIDVDFVDAALPGPQPLLVLFHGLEGSSRSHYAEAFAAFAAARGMAFAVPHFRGCSGEMNLAPRAYHSGDYEEIDWILRRMHGQHVLRGGGPVLAAGVSLGGNALLRWACEAGETARASVNAVASVSAPVDLTAGGEAIGRGFNRLVYTRMFLSTMKPKALAKLAQFPGLFDRERLLAARDLYAFDDVFTAPLHGFRNTDDYWARGSSKPHLRAIRVPTLVVNALNDPFIPASSLPGPGEVGPCVTLWQPAHGGHVGFPLGVPPGHVRGMPERVGGWLSQFAAPIPRAGEHNSFHGRHR
- a CDS encoding DUF2946 family protein, yielding MDDIVKQALAKWPNVPHCYGWLGLDARGNWYMRDDRTQALGPFPAEKGSMLRHEKLIDFIQRNYDHDGEGQWFFQNGPQRVYVELEAAPFVWRVADEKGFAVTAHTGQPVDSITACLLDEQGRLYLATPLGLGLVHTQDVGLAAEAVEQGLWTPEAVHAGDLPQRFGHVLSPAARRLAALSK
- a CDS encoding cytochrome c5 family protein produces the protein MSADPHYQATEDAHSGPIKNPRQLLLAVFFSFVVPILIIVGLVAYVVSDTKPAGTAQGDNMALYGVSKDARDREVAERLKKVGAIEIRDANRPLAAGDAVFKAQCAACHGAPGIPGAPHLNDAAAWGPRIGQGYETLLDHALHGKGAMPAQGGGDFEDLEIGRAVVYMANAGGAKFPVPDRPAAAAAPANGAASAAAPAASASK